A portion of the Clostridium gelidum genome contains these proteins:
- a CDS encoding YtxH domain-containing protein, with product MLLKNMISEMKKEKIRKQKKERTKKIIGITVSLLTTGIGGVIGGLLLAPKSGKELREDVVKKVTENNENLKKDIEEKKEKLSTSVNETRDKINSYLSEKRGKKCDSSQEDQDLENKSIEKEEVEEKTIG from the coding sequence ATGTTGTTAAAAAATATGATTTCTGAAATGAAAAAAGAAAAAATTAGGAAACAAAAAAAGGAAAGAACAAAAAAAATAATTGGAATTACTGTATCATTATTAACGACTGGAATAGGTGGTGTTATTGGAGGCTTGTTATTAGCACCTAAGTCAGGTAAAGAACTTAGAGAAGATGTTGTTAAAAAGGTTACAGAAAATAATGAAAATTTAAAAAAGGATATTGAAGAGAAGAAAGAAAAATTATCAACCAGTGTCAATGAAACAAGAGATAAAATTAATAGTTATCTTTCAGAAAAAAGAGGAAAAAAATGTGATTCATCTCAAGAGGATCAAGATTTAGAAAATAAATCAATAGAAAAAGAAGAGGTTGAGGAAAAAACTATTGGATAG
- a CDS encoding efflux RND transporter periplasmic adaptor subunit gives MKYKKLCLPILIGVMLTSLIGCSKSTTAVENNLNQGKQVKVQNVKSESINNVSELSGTLQPFEEATVSFEVSGIINSLNAKEGSNVSKDDILATVDSKNYELQVGQAQANADKASAAVTQTEKGARAQQVEQVKLKAEQAEIAYNQAVVDFNRNKTLFEAEAISKSDYEKFQNNVTVAQKDMEGAKQAYSLIAEGSTEEEKAQANAGYNQANAAKAQAELALSKTSLRSSINGVVISKLISQGQLVAPGTPAYKIGNIDKLKVLLSVPDYEVSSWKIGDKISAKLYDDSMDGVVTNIFATTNANTGSISVEVNIDNPDHKWRSGQVVTCSHNTDNGQGIILPKEVVISTGGSSPYVFLLKDNKAIKTAVEVGELKNNKFEIKSGINESDQVIIEGMDKLSNNDSVKVSGSDK, from the coding sequence ATGAAATATAAAAAATTATGTTTGCCTATTTTAATTGGAGTAATGCTTACATCTCTAATTGGATGTAGTAAATCAACAACTGCAGTAGAAAACAATTTAAATCAAGGTAAACAAGTAAAAGTTCAAAATGTTAAAAGTGAAAGTATCAATAACGTATCTGAATTATCTGGAACATTACAACCATTTGAGGAAGCAACAGTTTCTTTTGAAGTTTCAGGAATAATAAATTCTTTGAATGCAAAAGAAGGTAGCAATGTAAGTAAGGATGATATTTTAGCAACAGTAGATAGCAAAAATTATGAATTGCAGGTAGGTCAAGCTCAAGCAAATGCTGATAAGGCTTCTGCAGCAGTTACACAAACTGAAAAAGGAGCTAGAGCGCAGCAGGTTGAGCAAGTAAAATTAAAAGCTGAACAAGCAGAAATAGCTTATAATCAAGCAGTAGTTGATTTCAACAGAAATAAGACTCTATTTGAAGCAGAAGCTATAAGTAAAAGTGATTATGAAAAATTTCAGAACAATGTAACTGTAGCACAAAAAGATATGGAAGGTGCAAAGCAGGCATATTCATTAATTGCTGAAGGGTCAACAGAGGAGGAAAAGGCTCAGGCAAATGCAGGTTATAATCAAGCTAATGCTGCTAAAGCTCAAGCAGAACTGGCACTTTCCAAAACATCCCTTAGATCATCTATAAATGGAGTTGTTATATCTAAGCTTATATCTCAAGGACAGCTAGTAGCTCCAGGAACTCCAGCATATAAAATAGGAAACATAGATAAGCTTAAAGTTCTTTTGTCAGTTCCAGATTATGAAGTTTCTTCTTGGAAAATAGGTGATAAAATATCAGCAAAATTATATGACGATTCAATGGATGGCGTAGTTACTAATATATTTGCAACAACGAATGCAAACACTGGAAGTATAAGTGTAGAGGTAAATATAGATAATCCAGATCATAAATGGCGTTCTGGGCAGGTAGTTACATGTAGTCATAATACTGATAATGGACAAGGCATTATTTTACCTAAAGAAGTTGTTATAAGCACTGGCGGTTCATCACCTTATGTTTTTCTTTTAAAAGACAACAAAGCAATAAAAACTGCTGTTGAAGTTGGAGAATTAAAAAATAATAAATTTGAAATCAAATCAGGTATTAATGAGAGTGATCAGGTAATTATTGAAGGAATGGACAAACTATCAAATAATGACAGCGTGAAAGTATCGGGGAGTGATAAGTAG
- a CDS encoding efflux RND transporter permease subunit, which yields MIEFVVRKKKITILIFVICIIGGVYNFFAMPKQETPDITSYSAVVTTVLPGATPENIENTVTKKVEDKIKEIQGIKSITSDSRESVSIVTVELNKNQKPKEKWNELRKKVQDVEAGLPEAAKKPQVNDDLAKSYVQTLNITSDSLEELYNARSYIDKWKDQIKTVQGVADVTVVGLPEKQVRVDLDTQKMYNYGVSWKLVAGAIKGDRDKTPLGNLDNENHRYQLKLDESYEPKILNQIIVSTTKEGNPIYLSDIGKAYMSTEKVDHYVYHNGKPAVGITINCETGIDIPSTQKKVTEKLDSFKNSMPAGIQFENVYSINERLNEMFSSLAKEMIIAIASVLIVCSLGLSFIDSLMVAIAIPISMSIGFMLAPAFGVTFNQMTIYALIIVLGILVDDAVVVNDNIDRHILELGESVEEAAINGPKEVIISILTATLATICTFVPIAFLPGMTGEFARPLPVIVSLSMLASMAMALTIIPIFRQWYGKREGKKDKNKPAGLLGNQIKKLTNIYVSKFMPKVLKNPLKFITAATLITLVAYSLISIIPMQLFPKADRAEFLINVTNQTGSSIKDTNVLVEDVSKWVSSQPNVELVSAYAGGPAPAMFAADENIEDKEQSGQIVVKIDTKKESTERLIDKWNEQFKELYPKAEVVSKSLQAGFSVGKPVEIRIYGEDVEKLRDITQEVEGKLKAINGVTNVKNNIGIDNYSYKIEVNKALMDKMHVNYSDITSTIRLVNDGIVVDKFEDKNDVSDIVIYANKSNEDPMVDFEKLSVPNALGEQIPLKQLVKITPDFSINSIPHRNLERYVQVSASVTGKTTAASAMKEIKQEMNKIELPDGYTWEAGGETVESVDIFADLIKLLAVAAILIIVLIILQFYSFSIPAIIASTFLLAFGGSLIGLFITGKSLGFMAMLGVITLIGIVARNGIVLIEFIENERKNGVEINQAVINAGEARLRPVMLTAIIAIVGLVPMAVNGEVLFKPMAVSIIFGLMYATILTLVVVPAIYVIIDKMKIKFKNSKVKADNVK from the coding sequence GTGATTGAGTTTGTAGTTAGAAAAAAGAAAATAACAATATTAATCTTTGTAATATGTATAATAGGCGGAGTATATAATTTTTTCGCAATGCCAAAACAGGAAACACCAGATATAACTAGTTATTCAGCAGTAGTCACAACTGTATTACCAGGTGCAACACCTGAAAATATCGAGAATACTGTAACAAAAAAAGTAGAAGATAAAATAAAAGAAATTCAGGGCATAAAATCAATTACTTCGGATTCTCGAGAAAGTGTATCTATTGTCACTGTAGAGTTGAATAAAAATCAAAAACCAAAAGAAAAATGGAATGAATTAAGAAAAAAAGTACAAGATGTGGAAGCAGGGCTTCCAGAAGCTGCAAAAAAACCACAGGTAAATGACGACTTAGCAAAAAGTTATGTTCAAACTTTAAATATAACAAGTGATTCTTTAGAAGAATTATATAATGCAAGATCGTACATAGATAAATGGAAAGATCAGATTAAAACAGTGCAAGGAGTAGCAGATGTTACAGTAGTAGGGCTACCAGAAAAGCAGGTTAGAGTAGATTTAGACACACAAAAAATGTATAATTATGGAGTGTCGTGGAAGCTAGTGGCAGGTGCTATTAAGGGAGATAGAGATAAAACGCCCCTTGGTAATTTAGATAATGAAAATCATAGATATCAGTTAAAATTAGATGAATCTTATGAGCCAAAAATTTTAAATCAAATAATTGTTTCAACGACCAAAGAAGGAAATCCTATTTATTTAAGTGACATAGGAAAGGCGTATATGTCTACAGAAAAAGTTGATCATTATGTATATCATAATGGCAAGCCAGCAGTGGGTATTACCATAAATTGTGAAACAGGAATAGATATACCATCTACACAAAAAAAGGTTACAGAAAAATTAGATAGTTTTAAAAATTCAATGCCAGCAGGAATTCAATTTGAAAATGTATATTCTATTAATGAAAGATTAAATGAAATGTTCAGCAGTCTTGCAAAGGAAATGATCATTGCTATTGCTTCAGTTTTAATTGTATGTTCTTTAGGATTAAGCTTTATAGATTCATTAATGGTTGCTATAGCAATACCGATTTCTATGTCTATTGGCTTCATGCTGGCACCAGCATTTGGTGTTACTTTTAATCAAATGACCATCTATGCATTAATCATAGTTCTTGGAATTCTTGTTGATGATGCTGTTGTTGTAAATGATAATATTGACAGGCATATTCTTGAATTAGGAGAATCAGTTGAGGAAGCTGCGATTAATGGGCCTAAAGAAGTTATTATATCAATTTTAACAGCAACCTTAGCAACAATTTGTACATTTGTTCCAATAGCTTTTTTACCAGGTATGACGGGAGAATTTGCGCGGCCATTACCTGTAATTGTTTCTTTGTCAATGTTGGCATCTATGGCAATGGCACTTACTATAATACCTATCTTTCGTCAGTGGTATGGTAAAAGAGAGGGGAAGAAAGATAAAAATAAGCCTGCTGGACTTTTAGGAAATCAAATTAAGAAACTAACCAATATATATGTAAGTAAGTTTATGCCGAAAGTATTAAAGAATCCCTTGAAATTTATTACTGCGGCAACATTAATTACATTAGTAGCTTATTCATTAATCAGCATTATACCAATGCAACTTTTCCCAAAGGCGGACAGAGCAGAGTTTCTTATCAATGTAACTAATCAGACTGGAAGTAGCATAAAAGATACTAATGTGCTTGTAGAGGACGTATCAAAATGGGTTAGTTCACAACCAAATGTTGAATTAGTATCAGCTTACGCAGGTGGACCAGCTCCAGCTATGTTTGCAGCAGATGAAAATATTGAAGATAAGGAGCAGTCAGGACAAATTGTTGTAAAAATTGATACAAAAAAAGAGTCCACTGAAAGACTTATTGATAAATGGAATGAGCAATTTAAGGAACTTTATCCGAAGGCGGAAGTAGTATCAAAGTCATTACAAGCTGGATTCTCGGTAGGTAAGCCTGTAGAAATAAGGATTTATGGAGAAGATGTAGAAAAATTAAGAGATATTACGCAGGAAGTAGAAGGGAAATTAAAAGCTATTAATGGTGTAACTAATGTTAAGAATAATATTGGAATTGATAATTATAGCTATAAAATAGAAGTAAATAAGGCATTAATGGATAAAATGCATGTAAATTATTCAGATATTACGAGTACCATCCGTTTAGTTAATGATGGAATAGTAGTAGATAAATTCGAGGATAAAAATGATGTTTCTGATATAGTCATATATGCAAACAAATCCAATGAAGATCCTATGGTTGATTTCGAGAAACTTAGTGTTCCAAATGCACTTGGTGAGCAAATACCTTTAAAGCAACTTGTTAAAATTACACCAGATTTCTCAATTAATTCTATACCTCATCGTAATTTAGAAAGATATGTTCAAGTATCCGCTAGTGTTACTGGAAAAACCACTGCTGCATCGGCTATGAAGGAAATTAAGCAAGAGATGAATAAGATTGAGTTACCAGATGGATACACTTGGGAAGCTGGTGGGGAAACTGTTGAGTCTGTAGATATTTTTGCAGATTTAATAAAACTTTTAGCTGTAGCTGCGATTTTAATTATAGTGCTTATTATATTACAATTTTACTCATTTAGCATACCAGCAATAATAGCAAGCACATTCTTGTTAGCTTTTGGTGGAAGTTTAATAGGATTATTTATTACAGGAAAGTCCCTTGGATTTATGGCAATGCTTGGAGTTATAACATTAATTGGTATTGTTGCGAGAAATGGTATAGTACTAATTGAATTTATTGAAAATGAACGTAAAAATGGTGTTGAGATTAATCAAGCAGTTATCAACGCAGGTGAAGCGAGACTTCGTCCAGTTATGTTAACAGCTATTATTGCAATTGTTGGATTAGTCCCAATGGCAGTGAATGGAGAAGTGCTATTTAAGCCTATGGCAGTATCTATTATTTTTGGATTAATGTATGCTACAATCCTTACTTTAGTAGTAGTTCCAGCAATATATGTTATAATTGATAAAATGAAGATTAAGTTTAAGAATTCAAAAGTTAAAGCAGATAATGTAAAATAA
- the thiF gene encoding sulfur carrier protein ThiS adenylyltransferase ThiF: protein MNIKINGKKVTTNCLTLHDLCREHYDDEKNIISILNGFQTFDDYKLSENDEVSFIEKGKMPSQDEFESLMCARHTPHVFEKVKASNVAIAGLGGLGSNIAVSLARTGVGHLHLIDFDIVEPSNLNRQQYKIKHLGLYKTEALKNEIEEINPFIKVTIDTIQITEENVQGLFENDDIICEAFDNPKAKAMIVNTLLECYQQKKIVSASGMAGYESSNAIVTKKIADNFYLCGDGKNGAMVGRGLMAPRVSICAGHQANMVLRLILGIEEI, encoded by the coding sequence TTGAATATAAAAATTAATGGTAAAAAAGTAACAACTAATTGTTTAACTCTTCATGATCTATGCAGGGAGCATTATGATGATGAAAAAAATATAATATCGATTTTAAATGGATTTCAAACCTTTGATGACTATAAGCTTAGTGAAAATGATGAAGTAAGTTTTATTGAAAAAGGTAAAATGCCATCACAAGATGAATTCGAAAGTTTGATGTGTGCAAGGCATACTCCACATGTGTTTGAAAAAGTTAAAGCTTCCAATGTAGCAATTGCTGGTCTTGGAGGTCTTGGATCTAATATAGCAGTAAGTTTAGCAAGAACAGGAGTAGGTCATTTACATTTAATTGATTTTGATATAGTAGAACCTAGCAATTTAAATCGTCAGCAATATAAAATTAAACATCTTGGATTATATAAAACAGAGGCTTTAAAAAATGAAATTGAAGAAATAAATCCATTTATTAAAGTAACTATTGATACTATTCAAATTACTGAAGAAAATGTCCAAGGCTTATTTGAAAATGATGATATTATTTGTGAAGCTTTTGATAATCCAAAAGCTAAGGCTATGATTGTAAATACTCTTCTTGAATGCTATCAACAAAAGAAAATTGTATCAGCTTCAGGAATGGCAGGATATGAAAGTAGTAATGCAATAGTCACAAAAAAAATAGCAGATAATTTTTATTTGTGTGGGGACGGAAAAAATGGTGCTATGGTAGGGAGAGGTTTAATGGCTCCACGGGTATCTATTTGCGCAGGTCATCAGGCAAATATGGTTTTAAGATTAATACTTGGGATAGAAGAAATATAA
- a CDS encoding thiamine phosphate synthase yields the protein MYKLLAITNRHICYNDFLTQIQDICSLNAKNTAVKSVSIVLREKDLSENDYKDLAAKVMKICKKNNTECILHNFYNVAKELNCEKIHLPLHVLKSKPDVCKEFNEVGVSIHSVSEAIEAVNLGATYITAGHIFGTDCKKDSPPRGLGFLSSVCSCVNIPVFAIGGISLSNAQEAINAGADGICIMSGLMKCKNPKVFI from the coding sequence ATGTATAAATTATTGGCAATTACAAATCGTCATATTTGTTATAATGACTTTTTAACACAGATACAAGACATATGTTCATTGAATGCAAAAAACACAGCGGTTAAGTCTGTCAGCATAGTACTTAGAGAAAAAGATTTATCTGAAAATGATTATAAGGATTTAGCAGCTAAGGTAATGAAAATATGTAAAAAAAATAATACAGAGTGTATATTGCATAACTTTTATAATGTAGCAAAAGAACTTAATTGTGAAAAGATTCATCTGCCGTTGCATGTTTTAAAATCTAAGCCGGATGTATGCAAAGAATTTAATGAAGTTGGAGTGTCTATTCATTCAGTAAGTGAAGCAATAGAAGCTGTTAATTTAGGCGCAACTTATATTACAGCAGGACATATATTTGGGACTGATTGCAAAAAAGACAGTCCACCAAGAGGTTTAGGATTTTTATCATCAGTCTGTAGCTGCGTAAATATTCCAGTTTTCGCTATTGGTGGTATTTCGCTTAGCAATGCGCAAGAAGCTATTAATGCTGGTGCAGATGGTATTTGCATTATGTCAGGATTAATGAAGTGCAAAAATCCTAAGGTATTTATATAA
- a CDS encoding PHP domain-containing protein has protein sequence MIDLHIHTTSSDGSDEPKDILIKAQQAGLEYISITDHDSIGAYKKLRDINVHNYFEGKIIPGCEFSVVHNGKPIEVLGYGIDLEAIDSTGIVSDEKFLERENTYLKKLMEVCKNLNIKYSDNLSINNGKYFANQIMHADLRKYPENEKHFTKDVWESLNAFYRTCANNEDSPFFLDQTKNYPTVPEAATLIKKAGGKAFLAHLYGYFADDHKEFLNSIVSLNALDGIECYHSLHTIDKTKYLLNYCTENNLYASGGSDYHGKLKPNVKIGESIPGSKISYEILEPWLPSNLI, from the coding sequence ATGATAGATTTACATATTCATACAACTTCATCAGATGGTTCAGATGAACCGAAAGATATTCTTATTAAGGCACAACAAGCAGGTCTAGAATATATTTCTATTACAGACCATGACTCTATTGGTGCTTATAAAAAACTTAGAGATATCAACGTACATAATTATTTTGAAGGTAAAATTATTCCTGGCTGTGAGTTTTCTGTTGTTCATAATGGAAAACCTATTGAAGTATTAGGATACGGTATAGACCTTGAAGCAATAGATTCAACTGGAATTGTTTCAGATGAGAAATTTCTTGAAAGAGAAAATACTTACCTAAAAAAATTGATGGAAGTATGCAAAAACCTTAATATTAAATATAGTGATAATCTATCAATTAATAATGGAAAATATTTTGCTAATCAAATAATGCACGCTGATCTTAGGAAATATCCTGAAAATGAAAAACATTTCACTAAAGACGTTTGGGAAAGTCTCAATGCATTTTATAGAACTTGTGCCAATAATGAAGATAGTCCATTTTTTCTTGATCAAACAAAAAACTATCCCACAGTACCCGAAGCTGCTACTCTTATAAAAAAAGCAGGTGGCAAAGCATTCCTTGCTCATCTTTATGGATATTTTGCAGATGACCATAAAGAATTTTTAAATTCAATAGTGTCGTTAAATGCACTTGATGGAATAGAATGTTACCACTCTCTTCATACAATTGATAAAACAAAATATCTGCTTAATTATTGCACTGAAAACAATCTTTATGCATCAGGTGGTAGTGACTATCATGGAAAACTTAAACCTAATGTTAAAATTGGTGAAAGCATCCCTGGTTCAAAAATATCATATGAAATATTAGAGCCATGGCTTCCAAGTAATCTGATATAA
- a CDS encoding helix-turn-helix domain-containing protein yields MSEFISIQMSTINSKTISKNLTYEEIYPSKEMCNTVLCYFTLFSKEIERRNYTMSLIPDGCINILIDLNEEDIDKSISILGPITSSVNYEIDNSVNIFGIRILPGKLSELINIPMKFIVNKQFLLKDVISDFCKYIPKNAQEIDNKMLMSSIDNYTLEFFENTPSCKNKTVISNLIRYIYDKKGQVSIEELSKVTNYSTRNLSRISESEIGINLKLFCRIVRFQNMLYSIKDKRDLNWKSVALENGYYDQSHLVKEFKFFCGISPTLFK; encoded by the coding sequence ATGAGTGAATTCATTTCAATTCAAATGTCAACTATTAATTCAAAAACTATTTCGAAAAATTTAACCTACGAAGAAATATATCCTAGTAAAGAAATGTGTAACACTGTATTATGTTATTTTACGCTTTTTTCAAAAGAAATTGAAAGAAGAAATTATACGATGTCACTGATTCCAGATGGATGTATAAATATTCTGATAGATTTAAATGAAGAAGACATAGACAAAAGTATTTCTATTTTGGGACCAATAACAAGCTCTGTTAATTATGAGATAGATAATAGTGTAAACATATTTGGAATAAGAATTTTGCCAGGAAAACTTTCTGAATTGATTAACATACCGATGAAATTTATTGTCAACAAGCAATTTTTATTAAAGGATGTAATTAGTGATTTTTGCAAATATATACCTAAAAATGCTCAGGAAATAGATAACAAAATGTTAATGTCATCTATAGATAATTATACCTTAGAGTTTTTTGAAAACACACCTTCGTGCAAAAACAAAACTGTAATATCAAATTTAATAAGATATATTTATGATAAGAAAGGACAAGTATCTATAGAAGAATTATCAAAGGTAACCAATTACAGTACTAGGAATCTGAGTAGGATATCTGAGAGTGAAATAGGTATAAATTTAAAATTATTTTGTAGAATAGTTAGATTTCAAAATATGTTATATTCTATTAAAGATAAACGTGATTTAAATTGGAAGAGTGTTGCATTAGAAAATGGATATTATGATCAGTCTCATTTAGTGAAAGAATTCAAATTTTTTTGTGGTATTTCGCCAACTTTATTTAAATAA
- a CDS encoding TetR/AcrR family transcriptional regulator, producing MDKYLEKKDRRIEKTQKSIRDALITLLAEKDASKITIKELAETANINRKTFYMHYSSIDDIFDKIANEAIEKFLLILDKCDFFYEQFDAYTFFTTLNNVLNEDFDFYQKLVHTNSHNFLLIKVKRILKDSIIEKLHKKLTTNEEVLNLYAEFIASGIISMYVEWLDINSTLSFEDFANAASNIAFNGINSLILT from the coding sequence ATGGATAAATACCTAGAAAAAAAAGATCGACGAATTGAAAAAACCCAAAAAAGTATCAGAGATGCTTTAATAACTCTACTAGCAGAAAAAGATGCTTCTAAAATTACTATAAAAGAATTGGCTGAAACCGCAAATATAAACCGTAAGACGTTTTATATGCATTATTCAAGTATTGACGACATATTTGATAAAATCGCAAATGAAGCTATAGAAAAATTTTTACTTATTTTAGATAAATGTGATTTTTTTTATGAACAATTTGATGCATATACCTTTTTCACCACTTTAAATAATGTGCTTAATGAAGATTTTGATTTCTATCAAAAGTTAGTTCATACTAATTCGCATAATTTTCTTTTGATTAAAGTAAAAAGAATATTAAAAGATTCCATTATAGAAAAACTTCATAAAAAACTTACTACTAATGAAGAAGTTCTCAACTTATATGCTGAATTTATCGCTTCCGGAATTATATCCATGTATGTTGAATGGCTTGATATAAATTCGACTCTCTCTTTTGAAGACTTTGCAAATGCAGCTAGCAATATTGCATTTAATGGAATTAATTCACTTATTCTAACTTAA
- the thiH gene encoding 2-iminoacetate synthase ThiH gives MEQRIDHMKYIEGMEVLKSNVMDQVISKMEAYDCEKYTAHDVLMALKKDVLDIEDFAALLSPQAMPYLEEMAKRAKLETRKHFGNSIYMFTPLYIANYCENYCIYCGFNCHNKIKRARLNAEEIEKEMQCIAKTGLQEILLLTGESRSMSDVTYIGEACKIARKYFKVVGLEVYPMNSDEYAYVHECGADFVTVFQETYNSDKYETLHLEGHKRIFPYRFNAQERALKGGMRGVGFAALLGLDDFRKDAFATGVHSHLLQRKYPHAEIALSCPRLRPIINNDKINPKDVHERQLLQIITAYRIFLPFANITISTRERAGFRDNVIGLAATKISAGVSVGIGGHSDDEEAKGDEQFEISDPRTVEEIADAIVKHGLQAVMSDYIYV, from the coding sequence ATGGAACAACGTATTGATCATATGAAATATATAGAAGGTATGGAGGTGCTTAAATCTAATGTTATGGATCAGGTTATCTCAAAAATGGAAGCATATGATTGTGAAAAATATACAGCTCATGATGTGCTTATGGCTCTTAAGAAAGACGTATTAGATATTGAAGATTTTGCAGCTTTATTATCGCCACAAGCGATGCCTTATCTTGAGGAAATGGCTAAGCGTGCTAAATTAGAAACACGTAAGCATTTTGGTAATTCAATTTATATGTTTACGCCACTTTATATTGCTAATTATTGTGAAAACTATTGTATTTATTGTGGTTTTAACTGCCATAATAAAATTAAGCGTGCGAGACTTAATGCAGAGGAAATAGAAAAAGAAATGCAATGTATTGCCAAAACTGGACTGCAAGAAATACTACTTCTTACTGGTGAAAGTCGCAGTATGTCTGATGTTACTTATATTGGTGAAGCTTGCAAAATAGCTAGAAAATATTTTAAAGTGGTTGGTCTTGAAGTATATCCAATGAACTCAGATGAATATGCATACGTACATGAATGTGGTGCAGATTTTGTTACTGTATTTCAGGAAACTTACAATTCAGATAAATATGAAACCTTACATTTAGAGGGACACAAACGTATTTTTCCTTATCGTTTTAATGCACAGGAAAGAGCGTTAAAAGGTGGGATGAGAGGTGTTGGATTTGCTGCACTGCTAGGATTGGATGATTTTCGCAAGGATGCTTTTGCAACAGGAGTTCATTCACATCTTCTTCAACGTAAGTATCCACATGCTGAGATTGCACTTTCATGTCCGAGATTACGTCCAATAATTAATAATGATAAAATTAATCCAAAAGATGTACATGAGAGGCAGCTTCTACAAATAATTACGGCATATAGAATATTTCTGCCTTTTGCAAACATTACAATATCAACTCGTGAACGTGCCGGTTTTCGTGATAATGTAATTGGACTTGCAGCAACTAAAATTTCAGCTGGAGTTTCAGTTGGAATAGGCGGCCATAGCGATGATGAAGAAGCTAAAGGTGATGAACAATTTGAGATTTCAGATCCACGTACAGTAGAAGAAATAGCTGATGCAATAGTTAAACATGGTCTTCAAGCAGTTATGAGCGATTATATATATGTATAA
- a CDS encoding thiazole synthase: MENNNDKLIIGGHEFSSRFILGSGKYSLDLINAAVENAGAEIITLALRRANLGGSANILDYIPKNVTLLPNTSGARNADEAVRIARLAREIGCGNFVKIEVIRDSKYLLPDNYETLKATEILAKEGFIVMPYMYPDLNVARDMVNAGASAIMPLASPIGSNKGLSTRDFIKILVDEIELPIIVDAGIGRPSQACEAMEMGVSAIMANTAIATAGNIPAMANAFKNAIIAGRGAYLSGLGSVLDSGASASSPLTGFIED, from the coding sequence ATGGAAAATAATAATGATAAACTTATTATAGGTGGACATGAGTTTAGTTCACGATTTATATTAGGATCTGGGAAATATTCACTTGATCTAATAAATGCAGCTGTTGAAAATGCTGGTGCTGAGATTATCACTTTAGCATTGCGTCGTGCGAATTTAGGTGGCAGCGCTAATATTTTAGATTATATACCTAAAAATGTTACATTACTTCCAAATACATCAGGAGCTCGTAATGCTGATGAAGCAGTTCGTATTGCACGTTTAGCTCGAGAAATTGGATGTGGAAATTTTGTTAAAATTGAAGTTATTCGTGATTCAAAATATTTGTTGCCAGATAATTATGAAACATTAAAAGCTACTGAAATTCTTGCAAAAGAGGGCTTTATAGTAATGCCTTATATGTATCCAGATCTAAATGTTGCAAGAGATATGGTAAATGCAGGAGCTTCAGCTATTATGCCACTTGCATCACCTATTGGATCAAACAAGGGATTAAGTACACGTGATTTTATTAAAATTTTAGTTGATGAAATTGAACTTCCAATTATTGTAGATGCAGGAATTGGACGACCTTCGCAGGCTTGTGAAGCTATGGAAATGGGCGTTAGTGCTATTATGGCTAATACTGCAATTGCTACAGCAGGTAATATTCCAGCTATGGCAAATGCTTTTAAGAATGCGATAATTGCTGGAAGAGGCGCATATCTTTCAGGGCTTGGTAGTGTACTTGATAGCGGTGCTTCAGCTTCATCACCATTAACTGGATTTATTGAAGATTAA